A section of the Chlorocebus sabaeus isolate Y175 chromosome 13, mChlSab1.0.hap1, whole genome shotgun sequence genome encodes:
- the MTFR2 gene encoding mitochondrial fission regulator 2: MSLILNILREMLEYFGIPVDQVLLIWENKDYGSTRSIVRIIGKMLPLEPCRRPNFELIPLLNSVDSENCGSVVPSFADILYVANDEEASYLRFRNSIWKNEEEKVEIFHPLQLVRDPLSPAVRQKETVKNDMPVNEAAIKKIAALENELTFLRSQIAAIVEMQELKNSAHSSSFGLNDKPISLGQLSSSRAARLSVEPDQFPSSVLSSPPPPPPLPPHFSSLQPLSFPPVQPRSSNICDSDNPATEMNKQNLAANKTNYSHHSKSQRNKDIPNMLDVLKDMNKVKLRAIERSPGGRPIHKRKRQNSHWDPVSLISHALKQKFAFQEDDSFEKENRSWESSPFSSPETSRFGHHISQSEGQRTREEMVNTKAVDQGINNTSLLNSRI; encoded by the exons ATGTCTCTCATACTGAATATCTTAAGAGAGATGCTGGAATATTTTGGCATTCCTGTAGACCAG GTTTTGCTGATTTGGGAAAATAAAGACTATGGATCAACTAGGAGTATTGTTCGTATTATTGGGAAAATGCTTCCATTAGAACCTTGTCGAAGACCTAATTTTGAG ttgATCCCGCTCTTGAACTCTGTAGACTCTGAAAATTGTGGATCTGTGGTTCCTTCTTTTGCTGATATTTTGTATGTGGCAAATGATGAAGAAGCCAGTTATCTCAGATTTCG AAATAGTATatggaaaaatgaagaagagaaggTGGAAATTTTTCATCCTTTGCAGCTAGTTCGGGATCCACTGTCACCTGCTgtaagacagaaagaaacagtGAAAAATGATATGCCTGTAAATGAagctgcaattaaaaaaatagctgcCCTTGAAAATGAGCTGACTTTTCTTCGCTCTCAGATTGCAGCAATTGTGGAAATGCAGGAACTGAAAAACAGTGCACATTCTA GTTCCTTTGGCTTGAATGACAAGCCCATTAGTTTGGGCCAGTTGTCATCATCGCGGGCTGCCCGTCTGAGTGTGGAGCCGGATCAGTTTCCAAGTTCAgtgctttcttctcctcctcctccaccaccacttcctcctcatttttcatCTCTCCAGCCACTGAGTTTTCCTCCCGTACAACCAAGATCTAGTAATATTTGTGACTCAGATAATCCAGCTACtgaaatgaacaaacagaacctGGCTGCTAATAAGACCAATTATAGTCATCATTCAAAAAGccagagaaataaagatattccaaACATGTTGGATGTTCTAAAGGATATGAATAAGGTTAAGCTTCGTGCAATTGAGCG gtcaccTGGCGGTAGACCCATTCATAAGAGGAAAAGACAGAATTCACATTGGGATCCAGTTTCTTTAATATCTCATGCACTTAAGCAGAAATTTGCATTTCAAGAAGATGATTCTTTTGAGAAAGAGAATAGATCTTGGGAATCTTCCCCATTTTCTAGTCCAGAAACTTCAAGG tTTGGACATCACATTTCACAGTCAGAAGGACAGCGAACTAGAGAAGAAATGGTCAACACAAAAGCTGTTGACCAAGGTATCAACAATACAAGCCTTCTAAACTCAAGGATTTAA